A segment of the Mycobacterium intracellulare ATCC 13950 genome:
CCACCGCCCGATACGCTGATTGACGTGGCCGTGCTGGACCCCCAAACGCAAAAGGAACCGGACAAGGAGGTTCGGGCGCCGCGCGCGCGGATGACCGGCACCGAACGTCGCCAACAACTCATCGGCATCGCGCGTTCGCTGTTCGCCGAGCGCGGGTATGAAGGCACCTCGATCGAGGAGATCGCGCTGCGGGCCAACGTGTCCAAGCCGGTCGTCTACGAGCATTTCGGGGGCAAAGAGGGCCTCTATGCCGTCGTCGTCGACCGGGAGATGTCGGCGCTGCTGGACGGCATCACCTCGTCGCTGACCAACAACCGCTCCCGGGTGCGGGTCGAGCGGGTCGCCCTTGCCCTGCTCACCTACGTCGAAGAGCGCACCGACGGCTTCCGGATCATGATCCGCGACTCGCCGGCCGCGATCAGCTCGGGCACCTACTCGAGCCTGCTCAACGACGCCGTCAACCAGGTCAGCTCCATCCTGGCCGGTGATTTCTCCCGTCGCGGCCTGGATCCGGGGCTGGCTCCTCTCTACGCCCAGGCGCTGGTGGGCTCGGTGTCGATGACCGCGCAGTGGTGGCTCGA
Coding sequences within it:
- a CDS encoding TetR/AcrR family transcriptional regulator, producing the protein MTGTERRQQLIGIARSLFAERGYEGTSIEEIALRANVSKPVVYEHFGGKEGLYAVVVDREMSALLDGITSSLTNNRSRVRVERVALALLTYVEERTDGFRIMIRDSPAAISSGTYSSLLNDAVNQVSSILAGDFSRRGLDPGLAPLYAQALVGSVSMTAQWWLDTREPKKEVVAAHLVNLMWNGLIGLEADPRLQDE